The Pygocentrus nattereri isolate fPygNat1 chromosome 4, fPygNat1.pri, whole genome shotgun sequence genome includes a window with the following:
- the LOC108432880 gene encoding adhesion G-protein coupled receptor G2-like — protein MSSLSLSKSCKMDKSCTSIVVIDGNYTGPMEMPNSTCPNYSVSSASDTVCIFSFDTVAETFNKIITQTTTTAPTSTNPVGCGKGKNKPCDNISKLSKRSQEYLKKHPNILRQLAGLSDVDIENFLQSLNNTDIYNCTYADTGMWLIEENGTYQLLLTRDKGIRPTQKIYFLNGACGTTGQPWTGENFTKCTGNQDLVYETGGCYITCLDPASFCNNATYINCDDNPFNDDNITLNQHPFCSKCGSPVQTPDVQINMDNMSIPDLKADTTAKSEVMNSVTSKVLELMGNKTTASVTVGDVQGVFVKPKDRTKLESVSFIYSEGTNLSIIQDKTQTEKYPMLISIPKEAFEKAANIDNITLFSSVFRFPNFTKDAKNSTVLNNEVYSIDMGTEITNLTNTISFIFRSVKKKDATLRCQSWDGNGSKPNWTTDGCNTTETGDIVTCECVHLTFFAVLMVPNPTETISSTDLSNLTYITSIGCGLSIFFLGVALFMHFLLRRSRQSDSVHILINLFVSLVLLNLTFLTNEYVANTGNLIGCKLMAGFMHYCLLTSFTWFGLEALHLCLQLGRNSTPIKHYLTKICIAGWAPSAVVVTVVFCLQKYNQLVIHADDGKDVKMCWITDSAVHYVVNIGYYSVIFVFTFTTFVIMLRWIFLLKGTAAKRHEPLAGSGKRTTGTSDALTVMGLCCTLGLTWGFAFFAYGALRLPSYYIFTILNSFQGFFLFIYYYKTSRFVGDQMTSEKTSTTTEATSVENPYEKPK, from the exons ATGTCTTCACTGA GTCTTAGTAAAAGCTGTAAAATGGATAAAAGCTGCACAAGCATCGTCGTGATTGACGGTAACTACACAGGACCGATGGAGATGCCAAACAGCACTTGTCCAAATTACTCTG TTTCATCGGCCAGTGACACAGTCTGTATCTTTtcatttgatactgtgg cagagACATTCAACAAAATTATAACACAAACGACAACTACAG CTCCAACATCAACAAACCCAGTAGGCTGTGGAAaag GCAAAAATAAACCGTGTGACAACATTTCAAAGCTCTCTAAACGATCCCAGGAATACTTGAAAAAACATC CCAATATCCTACGACAGCTCGCGGGTTTGTCAGACGTTG atATTgaaaactttctgcagtcacTCAATAATACTGATATATACA ACTGTACATATGCAGACACTGGAATGTGGTTGATAGAAGAAAATGGCACATACCAGCTCCTCTTGACCAGAGATAAAGGAATCAGACCCACACAAAAAATTTACTTCCTAAATGGTGCATGTGGCACAACCGGGCAACCGTGGACGGGAG AAAACTTCACAAAATGCACTGGAAATCAAGATCTGGTCTATGAAACGGGAG GGTGCTATATTACCTGCCTGGATCCAGCTTCGTTTTGCAACAATGCCACATACATAAACTGTGATG ACAACCCTTTTAATGATGACAACATCACACTTAACCAGCACCCATTTTGTTCAAAGTGTGGGAGTCCTGTACAAACACCAGACGTACAGATTAATATGGACAACATGTCAATCCCTGATTTAAAGGCAGATACTACGGCAAAGTC TGAAGTGATGAACAGTGTGACCTCCAAGGTTCTGGAACTGATGGGAAACAAGACCACCGCGTCTGTGACGGTGGGAGACGTGCAGGGGGTTTTTGTGAAGCCTAAAGATCGGACTAAGCTGGAATCCGTCTCGTTCATCTACTCTGAAGGCACAAACCTCAGC ATCATCCAAGATAAGACTCAAACTGAAAAGTATCCCATGTTGATCTCGATACCGAAGGAGGCTTTCGAAAAAGCAGCCAACATAGACAACATCacactgttctcctctgtgTTCAGATTCCCCAACTTCACAAAG gATGCTAAGAACAGCACCGTTCTGAATAACGAAGTCTATTCTATTGATATGGGAACCGAAATCACCAACCTGACCAACACAATTAGCTTCATCTTCAGGAGTGTGAAGAAG AAAGACGCCACTCTTCGCTGTCAATCCTGGGATGGAAATG GGTCCAAACCAAACTGGACCACCGATGGATGCAACACCACTGAAACTGGGGACATTGTAACCTGTGAATGTGTACACTTGACCTTCTTCGCTGTGCTGATGGTG CCCAACCCAACTGAAACCATATCCAGCACTGACCTGAGCAACCTCACCTACATCACCTCCATCGGCTGCGGACTCTCCATCTTCTTCCTGGGCGTAGCTCTCTTCATGCACTTCCTGTTAAG GAGATCGAGACAGAGCGATTCAGTGCACATCCTCATAAACCTGTTTGTTTCACTGGTCCTGCTGAACCTGACCTTCCTGACCAATGAGTATGTGGCGAACACGGGGAACCTGATAGGCTGTAAGCTGATGGCGGGCTTCATGCACTACTGCCTGCTGACCAGCTTCACGTGGTTCGGTCTGGAGGCTCTCCACCTCTGTCTGCAGCTGGGCCGAAACTCCACACCTATCAAACACTACCTCACCAAGATATGCATCGCCGGCTGGG ctCCTTCTGCGGTTGTTGTCACCGTCGTCTTCTGTTTgcaaaaatacaaccaactaGTCATTCACGCTGACGACGGAAAGGATGTGAAGAT GTGCTGGATCACCGACTCTGCCGTCCATTACGTGGTGAACATCGGCTACTACTCGGTAATCTTCGTCTTCACCTTCACTACCTTTGTCATCATGCTGCGATGGATCTTCCTCCTCAAAGGCACAGCCGCGAAAAGGCATGAACCACTCGCCGGCTCTGGTAAGCGCACAACAGGTACCTCCGACGCCCTGACCGTAATGGGCCTGTGCTGCACACTCGGACTCACCTGGGGCTTCGCCTTCTTCGCCTACGGAGCCCTGCGCCTCCCGTCCTACTACATCTTCACCATCCTCAACTCCTTCCAAG